A stretch of the Helicoverpa armigera isolate CAAS_96S chromosome 5, ASM3070526v1, whole genome shotgun sequence genome encodes the following:
- the LOC110371939 gene encoding para-nitrobenzyl esterase, with protein sequence MLLWWCVGFLLVSAKKDEWLEVQTAQGPIWGRKNTIDKIYAFYNVPYATAPTGEDKFKAPLPPPTWTQPYKAVDTFTITCPQNEAVMSVLLDMYVMQENCLVANIFVPDTNNTNLSVFVYIHGGAFVFGYGNVNKATELMRTNDFIFVTFNYRLGIHGFLCLGTEDAPGNAGMKDQVALLRWVQENIASFGGNPDDVTIGGSSAGGISVDLLMLSKAAAGLFHRAIPESGGCLSPMAIQSDPLETAKAHAIKLNFTDVDNIYSLGHFYKTAPMKLLTSDLFFDRTDGTFVFSPCVERDTGYGSFLTEAPLNLLKKGSFEKLPMLYGYTSMEGLLRIDYYDLWMQKMNIRFEDFLPANINIKSETGRNRIAAIVKDFYFNKPLDSDDKMSILGYVNFFTDVLFAYPILWAVKLQVEAGNNQVYLYQYSFLEKQRQMLPNNKIGVSGHAAQSAAWLDVKDTDPSGITPEYQNMSMIMRKIWHNFIKTGMPVPRNSWLPVWPPASADRAPHMSLGEKLELRGILGSQVTRFWDSVYLRLYRDPKPPPDPSDIQPKIRIEI encoded by the exons ATGCTTCTGTGGTGGTGTGTCGGTTTTCTACTCGTGTCGGCTAAAAAGGACGAGTGGTTAGAAGTGCAGACTGCACAAGGCCCGATCTGGGGTCGAAAGAATACCATTGACAAAATATACGCCTTCTACAATGTTCCCTACGCTACGGCTCCTACGGGAGAAGACAAATTCAAG GCGCCACTACCACCACCAACCTGGACACAACCCTACAAAGCTGTCGACACATTTACTATAACATGTCCACAAAATGAAGCTGTCATGAGTGTTCTCCTAGATATGTATGTGATGCAAGAAAACTGTCTAGTAGCCAACATATTTGTGCCGGACACAAATAATACAAACCTTTCAGTTTTCGTCTATATTCATGGAGGAGCCTTCGTATTTGGTTATGGCAACGTAAATAAGGCAACAGAGTTGATGAGAACAAATGACTTCATATTCGTAACGTTCAACTACCGACTCGGTATCCATGGATTCCTATGTCTCGGCACTGAGGACGCGCCAGGCAATGCTGGCATGAAGGACCAGGTGGCGCTGCTGCGCTGGGTTCAAGAAAATATAGCCAGTTTCGGCGGTAACCCTGATGACGTCACTATTGGCGGTAGCAGCGCAGGAGGTATATCGGTAGACTTATTAATGCTTTCCAAAGCAGCTGCTGGATTGTTCCATCGAGCCATACCGGAAAGTGGCGGATGCCTCTCCCCTATGGCAATCCAAAGCGATCCCTTGGAAACCGCTAAGGCtcatgcaataaaattaaactttaccgatgtagataatatttattctttagGACATTTCTACAAGACAGCGCCAATGAAACTGTTGACCTCTGACTTATTTTTTGATAGAACTGATGGCACATTTGTGTTTTCACCATGTGTGGAACGAGATACTGGGTACGGATCGTTCCTGACAGAAGCTCCTCTGAATTTACTCAAGAAAGGCAGTTTCGAAAAGTTACCCATGCTATATGGCTATACTAGCATGGAGGGGCTATTACGTATTGATTACTACGATCTTTGGATGCAGAAGATGAATATAAGATTTGAAGATTTCCTACCTGCTAATATAAACATTAAGTCCGAGACAGGAAGGAATCGCATTGCAGCGATagtcaaagatttttatttcaacaagCCATTGGATTCTGATGACAAAATGAGCATTTTAGGTTACGTCAACTTCTTCACAGATGTTCTATTTGCTTATCCCATACTTTGGGCTGTCAAGTTGCAAGTAGAGGCTGGTAACAATCAGGTGTACTTGTACCAATATTCATTTTTAGAAAAGCAGAGGCAAATgctacctaataataaaataggagTTTCTGGCCACGCCGCTCAATCGGCCGCTTGGTTGGATGTGAAGGATACCGACCCATCGGGTATAACCCCTGAATACCAAAACATGTCAATGATAATGCGTAAAATTTGGCACAATTTCATCAAAACTGG TATGCCTGTGCCGCGGAACTCATGGCTGCCGGTGTGGCCGCCGGCGAGCGCGGACAGGGCGCCGCACATGTCTCTGGGCGAGAAGCTGGAGCTACGCGGAATTCTCGGCAGTCAGGTCACGAGGTTCTGGGACAGTGTCTACTTGAGACTCTACCGAGACCCTAAACCACCTCCAGATCCAAGCGATATTCAGCCTAAAATTAGAATAGAAATCTAA